From the Ciconia boyciana chromosome 28, ASM3463844v1, whole genome shotgun sequence genome, one window contains:
- the CYTH2 gene encoding LOW QUALITY PROTEIN: cytohesin-2 (The sequence of the model RefSeq protein was modified relative to this genomic sequence to represent the inferred CDS: substituted 1 base at 1 genomic stop codon), translating into MEDGVYVPPDLTAEERLELESIRRRKQELLGEIQRLREELSEAMSEVEGLEANEGSKTLQRNRKMGMGRKKFNMDPKKGIQFLVENELLRHTAEDIARFLYKGEGLNKTAIGDYLGEREEFNIGVLHAFVDLHEFTDLNLVQALRQFLWSFRLPGEAQKIDRMMEAFAQRYCLCNPGVFQCTDTCYVLSFAVIMLNTSLHNPNVRDKPSAERFVAMNRGINDGGDLPEELLRNLYESIRSEPFKIPEDDGNDLTHTFFNPDREGWLLKLGGRVKTWKRRWFILTDNCLYYFEYTTDKEPRGIIPLENLSIREVEDPASRXAPPHCFELYIPNNKGQLIKACKTEADGRVVEGNHVVYRISAPTRDQKDEWIKSIQAAVSVDPFYEMLAARKKRISVKKKQEQP; encoded by the exons atgGAGGACGGAGTCTATG taCCCCCCGACCTGACGGCGGAGGAGCggctggagctggagagcaTCCGCCGGCgcaagcaggagctgctgggggagaTCCAGCGGCTGCGGGAGGAGCTGAGCGAGGCCATGAGTGAGGTCGAGGGGCTGGAGGCCAACGAGGGCAG CAAAACCCTCCAGAGGAACCGAAAGATGGGGATGGGCCGCAAGAAATTCAACATGGACCCCAAAAAG gggatcCAGTTCCTGGTGGAGAACGAGCTGCTGCGGCACACGGCCGAGGACATCGCCCGCTTCCTCTACAAGGGCGAGGGGCTCAACAAGACGGCCATCGGCGACTACCTGGGCGAGAG GGAGGAGTTCAATATCGGGGTGCTGCACGCCTTCGTGGACCTCCACGAGTTCACGGACCTCAACCTGGTGCAGGCGCTGag gcaGTTCCTGTGGAGCTTCCGGCTGCCGGGGGAGGCGCAGAAGATCGACCGGATGATGGAGGCCTTTGCCCAGCGTTATTGTCTCTGCAACCCCGGCGTCTTCCAGTgcacg GACACGTGCTACGTCCTCTCCTTCGCCGTCATCATGCTCAACACCAGCCTGCACAACCCCAACGTGCGGGACAAGCCCTCGGCCGAGCGCTTCGTCGCCATGAACCGCGGCATCAACGACGGCGGGGACCTGCCCGAGGAGCTGCTGCGG aaCCTGTATGAGAGCATCCGCAGCGAGCCCTTCAAGATCCCCGAGGACGACGGCAACGACCTGACCCACACCTTCTTCAACCCCGACCGGGAGGGCTGGCTGCTCAAGCTGG gtGGGCGGGTGAAGACATGGAAGCGGCGCTGGTTCATCCTCACCGACAACTGTCTCTACTACTTCGAATACACCACG GACAAGGAGCCGCGGGGCATCATCCCCCTGGAGAACCTGAGCATCCGTGAGGTCGAAGACCCCGCAAGCCGGTGAGCCCCGCCt CACTGCTTCGAGCTCTACATCCCCAACAACAAGGGGCAGCTGATCAAGGCCTGCAAGACGGAGGCGGACGGGCGCGTGGTGGAGGGGAACCACGTCGTCTACCGCATCTCCGCCCCCACCCGCGACCAGAAGGACGAGTGGATCAAATCCATCCA GGCAGCGGTGAGCGTCGACCCCTTCTACGAGATGCTGGCTGCCCGCAAGAAACGCATTTCGGTGAAGAagaagcaggagcagccctga